Within Roseibium sp. HPY-6, the genomic segment TATTGGCGGATGCAGCACTCCGATTAAGAAACCAGGCAGCCATGAATGACGTAACTTTGCGTCATTTAGGGCAGGGTTAACAATTGACTAACGCAGGGTAAATAGTTACGATTGCCTGTTAGTTATTACAGTGCTGGGAGTGATTTTAAATGAAAGCGATGGTTAAAAAATTCATCTGCGTCGCCGGGTTAACATGTTCGAGTCTCTTGATGGCTACAAATGCAAACGCGGCATTAATGAGTGTTTCCGGACCCGCTTCGAATGCGGGGGCGATGGCCCAGATCATAATGGCGCCGACATTGGCGCTTGATTCTGCTGCTACAAATTTGGGTCAGCAAGGCTTCAACGAGCAACAGAATGTCTTGCTGACGAGTTCAATAAACGTTGACGGCGGCACAATTGCGGCTGGGACTAGAGTTAACAGCCACATGATCTTCCTTAACAAAGGAAGAAATGCGGGAATTGTCCATTTTGGAGTGGACTGGACGTTCTCCAACAGGATCCTTGGCGTCATGTCCGATTTTGGCGGAAACTTGGAAACTTCGACGACAAGCATTCTCGGATCGCTTTCGACCACGTACCCTAATGCCGGTTTCCCTGCCCGTGGTCTTGAAGCTAACGATAGCTACAGCTTCTTGGGGAACGTCCTTACAGTGAACATGAGAGTTACGGAGCCAGGCGACTGGATCCGTGTTGTGACCGCGGTTCCGATCCCAGCGGCATTGCCGCTGATGGGTGGCGCGCTCGCGGGCCTCGGTTTCCTCGGATGGCGTCGGAAACGCTCTTCCACGGCGGCATAATTCCGCTTCATCAACGAAAAAACTTCAGCGGCCCTCACGGGCCGCTTTTGCTTTGTACTGTTTTCCAGTTTGGCAAACAGCCTCGCCAAGACCAGCTGTCGCGAATGACACGATCGGCCTATTCCATTGCTTACTTCAACTAGCTGACCTTGCTTTGTATGATGGCGCTATCGCCAAAATGACGGCCCATGTTTGTGGGGCTGGGCATAAAAAGTTAAGCACAGAAATACACTCCAACATAAGACGATCCCGTACTCTTTTTCGTTCGCGGCGTACGAAGTTTCTACAATCCGTAAACATCTTGTGCGCGCGCCCTGAGCGCCCTTTCCAGGGGCGACCTGGATCGTGCCTGAATTCGGACAGCACAGGCACAGAACAAAGTGTTCGACGTCTCACGGCGTCTCACGTTCCCGCTCCGTTCACGGCGCACAAGATGCGCAAAACACGTATTCTCATAACAAATTCAGAGAGATAGTTTGGTGGGTGAGTGGGGGCTCGAACCCCAGACCCGCTGATTAAGAGTCAGCTGCTCTACCAACTGAGCTACACACCCATCATCGCAATTCCGCCCTGGTGGCGGCGAAGCGGAGTGCGCCGTATATAATGCGCGCCTGCTCCCTGCAACAGTCATTGTGACATTTTTCTATCATCCCGGCCATGCAGTTTTTGCAAGGGCCGTCGAAACCGCGGTCGCCAAGCACAAATCGGCCTTCATTTGGTGAGCGAAGGAAATATTTAAAAACATCACGCATCTTTTGCGCAATAATCGAAATTTGGGGTTGACCGGTTCTGAGCGTCTCACTAGTGTGCGCCGCGTCGAGACCGGGTGGTATCGGCAGGTTTGAAACGGCAGCGCCTGAGGGTCGTGCCTTTAAAAGCCAAATCAAGCAAGGGTCTCAGTGACCTGCAGTATCGAAGGACCGGGACGGCATGATGATGTCGCTCATTCTAGTAGTGGTAGGAAAGCGCGCCTCCGCGGCGGGATAACCCCGTACGGACAGGATGGCGCGCGATCAAGGCTCCCCAAGGGGCCTTTTTTTGTATCCGCCTCCTGAAATCGCTGCTGCCTCTCCGTATCTTGATGCTACAGGGCTGAAACCGACATAAACAAAATACGAGCCAGGCCTAATAACGGGCCATGAACCGCAAGGACACTAAGATGACACGGGAAATGACCGGCGCCGAAATGGTCATACAGGCGCTGAAAGACCAGGGAGTTGATACGATCTTCGGCTACCCGGGCGGTGCAGTGCTTCCCATTTACGACGAGATCATCCAGCAGGAAGGCCTGGAGCATATTCTCGTGCGCCACGAGCAGGGTGCCGGCCACGCGGCCGAAGGCTATGCCCGCTCCACGGGCAAACCGGGCATTGCCCTCGTCACCTCCGGCCCGGGCGCAACCAACATGGTGACGGCCCTGACGGATGCCATGATGGACTCCATTCCCCTCGTGTGCATCTCCGGCCAGGTGCCGACCCACCTTATCGGCAACGACGCCTTCCAGGAATGCGACACTGTCGGCATCACCCGCCCGTGCACCAAGCACAACTGGCTTGTGCGCAACGTGGACGATCTGCCCCGTGTCCTGCACGAGGCGTTTTATGTCGCAACCTCGGGCCGTCCTGGCCCCGTTGTCGTCGACATTCCAAAGGACGTCCAGTTTGCCACCGGCACATATCAGGGCCCGACACCGAACCCGGCGGCAGCCCACAAAAGCTATCGCCCGCAGCTGAAAGGTGACGCTGCGTCCATAAGGCAGGCCGCCGAAATGATGGCCGCAGCAAAGAAGCCGGTTCTCTATACCGGTGGCGGTGTCATCAATTCAGGGACACACGCCTGTCAGTTGTTGCGCGAACTCGTGTCGCTGACCGGTTTCCCGATCACCTCCACATTGATGGGCCTCGGCGCTTATCCGGCTTCCGGTGACAACTGGCTCGGTATGCTGGGCATGCACGGCACCTATGAAGCAAACATGGTGATGCATGACTGCGACCTGATGGTGTGTATCGGTGCGCGTTTCGACGACCGTATCACCGGTCGCACCGACGCGTTCTCGCCGAACTCGCGCAAGATCCACATCGACATCGACCCCTCGTCGATCAACAAGACGATCAATGCCGACCTGCCGATCATCGGCGATGTCGGGCATGTTCTGGAAGATCTGGTCCGGATCTGGCGATCGTCCTCGCTGAAGGCTGATGCGGCCGCGATGAAGGACTGGTGGCAGCAGATCGATGCATGGCGCGCCCGCAACTCGCTCGCCTACAAGCCCAACAATGACGTCATCATGCCGCAATATGCGATCCAGCGGCTCTATGAACTCACAAAACACCGCAAGACCTTCATTTCCACGGAAGTCGGCCAGCACCAGATGTGGGCGGCTCAGTTCTATGGCTTCGAGGAGCCGAACCGGTGGCTGACATCGGGCGGCCTCGGAACGATGGGCTATGGTCTGCCGGCGGCGATCGGCGCGCAGGTGGCGCATCGCGATGCGCTCTGTGTCGATATCGCCGGCGATGCCTCGATCCTGATGAACATCCAGGAAATGTCGACGGCGGTCCAGTTTGGCCTTCCGGTCAAGGTGTTCATCCTCAACAACCAGTACATGGGCATGGTCCGCCAGTGGCAGCAGCTCTTGCACGGCAACAGGCTCTCCCACTCCTACACCGACAGCCTGCCTGATTTCGTCAAGCTGGCCGATGCCTATGGCGGTGTCGGCATTCGCGTGGAAAAACCGGGGGATCTGGACGGCGCGATCGAAGAGATGATCTCCGTCGACAAGCCGGTGCTGTTCGATTGCCGGGTGGCCAACCTTGCCAACTGCTTCCCGATGATCCCTTCGGGCAAGGCCCACAACGAAATGCTGTTGCCGGACGAAGCCAATGACGAGGCGGTCGCCAACGCGATCAGCGCCGAAGGCAAATCGCTCGTTTAAGGTCAGGCAAGAAGGACACTTTGAATATGAACGCACAGAATGTGGATGCGCCTTCCGCCTATTTCCTGGCCGAAGTCAGCAACGAAATCGAAACCCACACCCTATCGCTACTCGTCGACAACGAACCGGGCGTCCTCGCCCGCGTGATCGGGCTTTTCTCCGGGCGCGGCTACAACATCGACAGCCTCACCGTGTCGGAAACCGAACATGAGCGGCACTTGTCGCGGATCACCATCGTGACCACGGGTACACCGATGATCATCGAACAGATCCGCCACCAGCTTGACCGGCTGGTTCCCGTCCATCGCGTGACCGACCTCACCGTTCGCGCCCGCCGCGCCAACCAGGACAAACCGCTGGAGCGGGAACTTGCCCTGATCAAGGTGGCCGGTGATGGCGACAAGCGGCTGGAAGCGTTGCGTCTCGGCGATGCGTTCCGCGCGACGGTGATCGATGCAACCACGGAGCATTTCGTCTTTGAAATCACGGGCCGCACGTCCAAGATCGAGCAGTTCATCGCGATCATGAAACCGCTCGGCCTTGTCGAGGTTTCCCGCACCGGCGTCGCCGCCGTACAGCGGGGTCCGGAAGGGCTTTAAGCACTTCATTTGTGGAAACACCCGAACCCGCCGCACCCGTGTGGCGGGTCTTTTTATACCCTGCCTTCCGCCAAGATGACCTCATCCTGAGGAGGCCTGGCGGGCTTCCCGTCTCCCTGCGATTAGATCCGGGCCCACCGCCCCCGGATCTCCGCTGCGCTTTTTCCGGGTGACGAACACGGCTGTTTTTTCTACTGCGCCGTCACGGACTTGATCCGGGATCCAGCCCAGGAGCTCATGACATTCATTCGAATTTGACCCCGGCTCAAGGCCGGGGCGGCACTGGTGTGAGGCGAAACATATAAGCTGTGGTCTCATCCCAGGAGGACTACTCGGTCCGCCTGGAAGGAATGGGGCTGGCACCTGACCGGCTGCCCCATTGCCGGCCTTCACGGGCAAGTCCTTCGAGACGCTTGCACGCCCATCAGGATGAAGTCTTTCGTCCATTGTCGTCATCCCGGCCAAGCGCAGCGCGAGCCGGGATCGGTAAGGCAGAGGCCTGACGGGTTTCCCATTTCCCTG encodes:
- a CDS encoding VPLPA-CTERM sorting domain-containing protein, whose amino-acid sequence is MKAMVKKFICVAGLTCSSLLMATNANAALMSVSGPASNAGAMAQIIMAPTLALDSAATNLGQQGFNEQQNVLLTSSINVDGGTIAAGTRVNSHMIFLNKGRNAGIVHFGVDWTFSNRILGVMSDFGGNLETSTTSILGSLSTTYPNAGFPARGLEANDSYSFLGNVLTVNMRVTEPGDWIRVVTAVPIPAALPLMGGALAGLGFLGWRRKRSSTAA
- a CDS encoding acetolactate synthase 3 large subunit yields the protein MTREMTGAEMVIQALKDQGVDTIFGYPGGAVLPIYDEIIQQEGLEHILVRHEQGAGHAAEGYARSTGKPGIALVTSGPGATNMVTALTDAMMDSIPLVCISGQVPTHLIGNDAFQECDTVGITRPCTKHNWLVRNVDDLPRVLHEAFYVATSGRPGPVVVDIPKDVQFATGTYQGPTPNPAAAHKSYRPQLKGDAASIRQAAEMMAAAKKPVLYTGGGVINSGTHACQLLRELVSLTGFPITSTLMGLGAYPASGDNWLGMLGMHGTYEANMVMHDCDLMVCIGARFDDRITGRTDAFSPNSRKIHIDIDPSSINKTINADLPIIGDVGHVLEDLVRIWRSSSLKADAAAMKDWWQQIDAWRARNSLAYKPNNDVIMPQYAIQRLYELTKHRKTFISTEVGQHQMWAAQFYGFEEPNRWLTSGGLGTMGYGLPAAIGAQVAHRDALCVDIAGDASILMNIQEMSTAVQFGLPVKVFILNNQYMGMVRQWQQLLHGNRLSHSYTDSLPDFVKLADAYGGVGIRVEKPGDLDGAIEEMISVDKPVLFDCRVANLANCFPMIPSGKAHNEMLLPDEANDEAVANAISAEGKSLV
- the ilvN gene encoding acetolactate synthase small subunit; protein product: MNAQNVDAPSAYFLAEVSNEIETHTLSLLVDNEPGVLARVIGLFSGRGYNIDSLTVSETEHERHLSRITIVTTGTPMIIEQIRHQLDRLVPVHRVTDLTVRARRANQDKPLERELALIKVAGDGDKRLEALRLGDAFRATVIDATTEHFVFEITGRTSKIEQFIAIMKPLGLVEVSRTGVAAVQRGPEGL